A single window of Rickettsiella endosymbiont of Dermanyssus gallinae DNA harbors:
- the rpoS gene encoding RNA polymerase sigma factor RpoS, which yields MRNARRSKTTKEVKKNKEKPASMEVFENKPDEFLVNREAIAETEVEAPPRAHKYARRDETLGATQLYLNEIGFSPLLTAEEEVYYSRLIAKGDQDARKRMIESNLRLVVKVARHYNNRGLQFLDLIEEGNLGLMHAVEKFDPERGFRFSTYAVWWVRQAIERAIMNQARTVRLPIHVVKELNVYLQAARELTQKLDHKPTADEIAKWLDRPFEEVERMLGLNEHITSVDAPASSEADKPLLETLSDNRENDPEHILEDENLRKRLENWLKELTTNQREVIARRYGLLGCDRMTLEEVGEVIGLTRERVRQIQVEGLKALRKIMEEQGFSASLLYDN from the coding sequence ATGCGTAATGCGAGAAGGAGCAAAACGACTAAAGAGGTAAAAAAAAATAAAGAAAAACCTGCAAGTATGGAGGTTTTTGAAAATAAACCGGACGAGTTTTTAGTCAATAGAGAGGCGATAGCAGAAACAGAAGTGGAGGCGCCGCCTAGAGCACATAAGTATGCAAGGCGTGATGAAACCTTAGGCGCAACACAATTGTATTTGAATGAAATAGGATTTTCACCGTTATTAACGGCAGAAGAGGAAGTCTATTATTCTAGGCTCATTGCCAAAGGTGACCAAGACGCACGTAAACGTATGATAGAAAGTAATTTGCGTTTAGTTGTAAAAGTGGCACGTCACTATAATAATCGTGGATTGCAATTTTTAGATTTAATAGAAGAGGGTAATTTAGGTTTAATGCACGCGGTAGAAAAATTCGATCCGGAAAGAGGATTTCGTTTTTCTACCTATGCTGTATGGTGGGTTCGTCAAGCCATTGAACGAGCTATCATGAATCAGGCACGTACTGTCCGATTACCTATACATGTTGTAAAAGAGCTCAATGTTTATTTACAAGCAGCGCGAGAGCTCACGCAAAAGCTGGATCACAAGCCTACTGCCGATGAAATTGCGAAATGGTTAGATAGGCCTTTCGAAGAAGTTGAAAGGATGTTAGGTTTAAATGAACATATTACCTCTGTCGATGCACCAGCGAGTAGCGAAGCAGATAAGCCTCTTTTAGAGACTTTATCGGATAATCGTGAAAATGATCCAGAGCATATCTTAGAAGATGAAAACTTACGTAAAAGACTAGAAAATTGGTTAAAAGAGTTGACGACTAACCAACGTGAAGTGATTGCAAGGCGTTATGGTTTATTAGGCTGTGACCGTATGACCTTAGAAGAAGTTGGAGAAGTCATTGGTTTAACCAGAGAGCGGGTTCGCCAAATTCAGGTAGAGGGATTAAAGGCATTGCGAAAAA
- a CDS encoding zinc-finger domain-containing protein, producing the protein MSKPLSRSSTKHYYEITPKTLPLSCPLPSNRLWDAHPRVYLPITKTGHVTCPYCGTEYFLQDKVN; encoded by the coding sequence ATGTCTAAGCCATTATCACGTAGTAGCACCAAACACTACTATGAAATTACCCCAAAAACACTACCCCTTTCTTGCCCCTTACCAAGCAATCGATTGTGGGATGCACACCCCAGGGTATATCTACCCATCACAAAAACGGGTCATGTGACTTGCCCCTATTGTGGTACGGAGTACTTTTTACAGGACAAAGTAAATTAA
- the surE gene encoding 5'/3'-nucleotidase SurE: MKILISNDDGVHAPGINILAKALGNIAEITVVAPDRDHSGASNSLTLQNPLRVREIEKGVFSVQGTPTDCVHLALTGLFKKDEMPDLVVSGINAGSNLGDDVFYSGTVAAAMEGRFMGIPAIAFSIAGGEPAFYSTAAEVAKRLVQLLYNKPIPAKTILNVNVPDVAFEDLKGFTATRLGTRHMADRMVPSQDPRGRTIYWIGTSGKENEAGMGTDFYAMSHQEVSITPLQLDLTHHSVRDSLEDWVSAID, translated from the coding sequence ATGAAGATTTTAATTAGTAACGATGATGGTGTTCACGCACCCGGTATAAATATTTTAGCTAAGGCGTTAGGAAATATTGCAGAAATCACCGTAGTAGCACCAGACCGTGATCACAGCGGCGCCAGTAATTCATTGACCTTACAAAACCCGTTAAGAGTGAGAGAAATAGAGAAAGGGGTGTTTAGTGTTCAAGGAACCCCTACGGATTGTGTGCATTTGGCGTTAACGGGATTATTTAAAAAAGATGAGATGCCAGACTTAGTCGTATCAGGTATCAATGCGGGTTCTAATTTGGGAGATGATGTTTTTTATTCGGGGACCGTAGCTGCGGCAATGGAAGGTCGATTTATGGGTATCCCGGCTATTGCTTTTTCAATAGCCGGAGGCGAGCCTGCTTTCTATTCTACGGCAGCCGAAGTGGCCAAGCGCTTGGTACAACTTCTCTATAATAAACCTATTCCGGCTAAAACTATTTTAAACGTCAATGTTCCAGATGTCGCTTTTGAAGATTTAAAAGGGTTTACAGCAACACGTTTAGGTACGCGTCACATGGCTGATAGGATGGTGCCCAGCCAGGATCCACGTGGCCGTACGATTTATTGGATAGGGACATCAGGTAAAGAAAATGAGGCGGGGATGGGGACAGATTTTTATGCGATGAGTCATCAGGAAGTCAGTATTACACCCTTACAATTAGACTTAACCCACCACTCTGTGCGTGATAGTCTTGAAGATTGGGTTTCAGCGATAGATTAA
- a CDS encoding TraI domain-containing protein, which translates to MVVFQDLKRHIKNINNKSEPSGIYPIKSAAELLDTKDNQVFLRTIKLLIKPSRRFDDFYLPVIEKFAEFVQTIPENERSFFGQQTDFLSHGLERVSRVLSLCLAHFFPKQADFSAISKYDALWIYATFTAALFLDIGKIAVKYTVMLYHEKAYPLKKWDPYTSAMLGQGSYYKFDYIKENFNNLRHFITPILARQILDSVGSSSEKGFNWIASDPEVLEVWFALLAGEEERIPMTSFMSVIPQAEIGIIENYRKKANMSLTDPAGEAFLEWLRKEIKEGRIDINSMDDKLRVKEKEIILSSVLFQQFANANATHKHPEIIERQFIDIAKLYQIPISELDQRSRAHGGISGISDFSKRYRTMGGIAAIQDNVKTSHRFLKGGIGLLALITSSPLHKVTPSGLTEKNIIKPPISPNPTT; encoded by the coding sequence ATGGTAGTATTCCAAGACCTAAAGCGTCATATAAAAAATATCAATAATAAAAGCGAACCTTCAGGTATTTATCCTATAAAGTCAGCTGCTGAGTTGTTAGATACAAAAGACAATCAGGTATTTCTTCGAACTATCAAATTATTAATTAAACCCTCACGACGATTCGATGATTTTTATTTACCCGTTATCGAAAAATTTGCTGAGTTTGTGCAAACAATTCCTGAAAACGAACGTAGCTTTTTTGGTCAACAAACCGATTTTTTATCTCATGGTTTGGAGCGAGTTTCAAGAGTACTGTCTTTATGTTTAGCACATTTTTTTCCTAAACAGGCAGATTTTTCTGCGATTTCTAAATACGATGCATTGTGGATTTATGCGACTTTTACGGCGGCATTATTCTTGGATATAGGAAAAATCGCTGTAAAATATACCGTTATGCTTTACCACGAAAAGGCCTACCCACTTAAAAAATGGGATCCTTACACAAGCGCTATGTTAGGCCAAGGAAGTTATTATAAATTTGATTATATTAAAGAAAATTTTAATAACCTACGCCATTTTATAACACCTATTCTCGCACGTCAGATATTGGATAGTGTGGGATCGTCTTCAGAGAAAGGATTTAATTGGATAGCGAGTGATCCCGAAGTACTAGAAGTTTGGTTTGCTTTATTGGCGGGAGAAGAAGAGCGTATCCCAATGACCTCTTTTATGTCTGTGATTCCTCAGGCTGAGATAGGAATAATAGAAAACTATAGAAAAAAAGCGAATATGTCGCTGACAGACCCAGCAGGCGAAGCATTTTTGGAGTGGCTACGTAAAGAAATTAAGGAAGGACGAATTGATATTAATTCAATGGATGATAAGTTACGTGTAAAAGAAAAAGAAATTATTTTATCGAGTGTTCTTTTTCAACAATTTGCGAATGCTAATGCTACCCATAAGCATCCAGAAATTATAGAAAGACAATTTATTGATATTGCTAAACTTTATCAAATACCTATTAGTGAATTAGATCAGCGTAGCAGAGCACATGGGGGAATATCTGGAATCAGTGATTTTTCTAAAAGATATAGAACGATGGGTGGTATAGCGGCTATTCAGGATAATGTAAAAACATCGCATCGTTTTTTAAAAGGAGGGATTGGATTGCTTGCACTGATTACTTCATCGCCATTACATAAAGTAACGCCCTCAGGATTAACTGAAAAAAATATAATAAAACCGCCCATCTCCCCTAACCCAACCACTTAA
- a CDS encoding bifunctional DedA family/phosphatase PAP2 family protein, with translation MTLLESIKPFFDGLQLHPVLAGFITYFITLFECLMFLGLLIPGTVFMTAIGTLIGIGVLPFTSITLWAIAGAITGDVLSFWAGRHYHEHTATFWLFRRYPKLLQKGEAFFDRHGGKSIFIGRFIGPIRAVLPFIAGMVHMTYRQFLTADIISAIAWAPVYMLPGILLGQASQQLPPEVATKLILFVVLLLLFFWLLYSFIKSSYAWFSRLLDKQLAHLWHFTRHHARLRSLASFLMDPRTPQAHTQLTLALICILSFVGFLLLAFSVAHHGIATYFNEPIYYFMHSLRQPTLDKFLVAMTELSPRILLGFWAIILAVLLIKRNFWTALHWGLVGLLSYGLGDLFKYALHIPRPTGLMHTPSGASFPSGHTLSSVSLLGFFAILTALEHPKKWLRLLIYGVATLVISLIIFSRVYLTAHWLSDVLGGVLLGLSIITALTLSYRRKKQENAISIVKLGIIGLVTLFILWPANLFHEYHKQLKNYQLYSPPTNLLDVKTWWKQAKQEKPTYLMNRFGRSIEILNIQWADKHASIQHSLEKHGWRTLPEKRLLTTIYHLSLRQHDPEVPLFISSNAGKKPDLIMSKYFPATHHLLVLKLWKTHRFNNGLTLWLGLVQYQKTWHLQFEPLKKSHSNYAIPANNLLQRDLENYHVKNVFYPNSSSGTLFITSSKHCSD, from the coding sequence ATGACCCTCCTAGAGAGCATCAAACCTTTTTTTGACGGGCTACAACTTCACCCGGTTTTAGCTGGCTTCATTACCTATTTTATTACACTTTTTGAATGTCTGATGTTTCTAGGTCTTTTAATCCCTGGAACCGTCTTTATGACAGCCATTGGGACTTTAATTGGTATTGGCGTTTTGCCATTTACAAGCATCACTTTATGGGCCATTGCAGGCGCTATTACAGGTGATGTTTTAAGCTTTTGGGCAGGGCGTCATTATCATGAACATACCGCCACATTCTGGTTATTTCGGCGTTATCCAAAACTTCTACAAAAAGGCGAAGCTTTTTTTGATAGACACGGCGGGAAAAGCATTTTTATTGGACGCTTTATAGGCCCTATTCGTGCTGTCCTACCATTTATTGCGGGAATGGTCCACATGACTTACCGCCAATTCCTCACAGCGGATATTATCTCAGCGATTGCCTGGGCGCCGGTCTATATGCTGCCTGGTATCCTGCTAGGACAAGCATCACAACAATTACCACCCGAAGTGGCCACTAAACTCATCTTATTTGTCGTTTTACTGCTGTTATTTTTCTGGTTGTTATATTCTTTTATTAAATCCTCTTATGCCTGGTTTAGCCGTTTACTCGATAAACAATTGGCCCATTTGTGGCATTTCACGCGCCATCATGCGCGGCTTAGGTCGCTCGCTTCATTCTTAATGGATCCACGAACACCACAAGCACATACACAATTAACGCTTGCTTTGATTTGCATTTTGTCTTTTGTCGGCTTTCTATTACTAGCCTTTAGCGTTGCTCATCACGGCATAGCAACTTACTTTAATGAGCCCATTTACTATTTCATGCATAGCCTTCGCCAACCTACGCTTGATAAGTTTCTGGTTGCCATGACAGAGCTTAGTCCTCGTATATTATTAGGCTTCTGGGCAATTATTTTAGCGGTACTTCTAATAAAACGTAATTTTTGGACCGCGTTACACTGGGGCCTTGTTGGACTTTTAAGTTATGGATTAGGCGATTTGTTTAAATATGCGCTGCATATACCGCGTCCTACTGGATTAATGCACACCCCTTCCGGCGCGTCATTTCCAAGTGGGCACACTTTAAGTAGCGTTTCACTATTAGGTTTTTTTGCGATCTTAACGGCATTAGAACATCCAAAAAAATGGCTTCGACTCTTAATTTATGGGGTAGCTACCTTAGTTATTTCTTTAATCATATTTTCACGTGTTTATTTAACCGCTCATTGGTTAAGCGATGTTTTAGGCGGAGTTTTACTAGGCCTTAGTATTATTACCGCATTAACATTGTCTTACCGGCGAAAAAAACAAGAGAATGCCATTTCTATTGTTAAACTAGGCATCATTGGCTTAGTAACTCTATTTATTTTATGGCCCGCTAATCTCTTTCATGAATACCACAAGCAATTAAAGAATTATCAACTTTATTCGCCACCTACTAATCTATTGGATGTAAAAACCTGGTGGAAACAAGCTAAACAAGAAAAACCTACTTATTTAATGAATCGTTTTGGCAGATCAATAGAAATTTTAAACATTCAATGGGCAGATAAACACGCTAGCATTCAACATAGCTTAGAAAAACATGGTTGGCGCACACTACCTGAAAAAAGACTGCTGACAACTATTTACCACTTAAGTCTGCGTCAGCATGATCCGGAAGTTCCCTTATTTATTTCATCCAATGCAGGAAAAAAACCCGATTTAATAATGAGTAAATATTTTCCGGCAACACATCATTTGTTAGTTTTAAAGCTATGGAAAACACATCGCTTTAACAATGGCCTTACGCTATGGTTAGGTCTCGTTCAATATCAAAAAACATGGCATTTACAGTTTGAACCACTAAAAAAATCACATTCTAATTACGCAATCCCTGCTAATAACTTATTACAGAGAGACTTAGAAAACTACCACGTAAAAAATGTTTTTTATCCTAATTCCAGCTCAGGAACTCTTTTTATAACTTCCTCTAAACATTGTTCTGATTAA
- a CDS encoding GspH/FimT family protein, translated as MYKKTAARKSVTKKESGFSLLDLLFTLVLLSILLSLSFPAYKYLMVEIRLLTLTERITSALNYARSEAIRHRSIVILCPSKNGKTCNGQWRNGWNIVLGRHTENFPENSLLRVYPALNKHEFLIWHGAGRRDYVQLNPDGSAYGHNGSFVVCVKVLATSTVWLIKVSATGRIRIDKGLGLQGNCHY; from the coding sequence ATGTATAAAAAAACAGCTGCAAGGAAGTCAGTAACTAAAAAAGAATCCGGATTTAGTTTGCTTGATTTATTATTTACGTTGGTTTTATTGAGTATTTTACTGAGCTTATCTTTCCCTGCTTACAAATATCTAATGGTTGAAATTCGCTTATTAACACTCACTGAGCGTATAACGTCGGCACTTAATTATGCTCGAAGTGAGGCTATAAGGCATCGAAGCATTGTTATACTTTGTCCTAGTAAGAATGGAAAAACGTGTAATGGGCAATGGCGTAATGGGTGGAACATTGTTTTAGGTAGGCATACAGAAAATTTTCCAGAAAATAGCTTATTACGTGTTTACCCCGCTTTAAATAAACATGAGTTTTTAATATGGCATGGTGCTGGTAGACGGGATTACGTACAATTAAACCCAGATGGATCGGCCTATGGGCATAACGGTAGTTTTGTTGTTTGTGTTAAGGTGTTGGCTACAAGTACAGTATGGTTAATTAAGGTGAGTGCAACAGGGAGAATAAGAATTGATAAGGGTTTAGGGTTACAAGGCAATTGTCACTATTAG
- a CDS encoding putative hemolysin, which yields MKWLFVLVFFMLVSPAFAIANPASVYCVQHGGKLTIVNNKNGQVGICLFPDRSYCEEWSYIRGTCKPGERFLAKKTAKYN from the coding sequence ATGAAATGGTTATTTGTTCTAGTTTTTTTCATGTTAGTTAGCCCTGCTTTTGCCATCGCCAATCCAGCGTCTGTTTATTGTGTGCAGCATGGAGGCAAATTGACAATAGTAAATAACAAAAATGGCCAAGTAGGTATATGCCTTTTTCCTGATCGTAGCTATTGCGAAGAATGGAGCTATATACGAGGAACCTGTAAACCAGGGGAGCGTTTTCTAGCTAAAAAAACAGCAAAATATAACTAA
- a CDS encoding uracil-DNA glycosylase → MVDTKKLNYLEKMGIDVWVPREKKSVKQTKAKDSPKKLAITREEKIATLGWEALQLEVARCQACDLYKTRTNPVFGIGNPNADLLVIGEAPGANEDKQGEPFVGRGGQLLTNMLLSMGFKREDIYIANILKSRPPNNRDPSPEEVKACTPFLLRQISLIQPKLILAVGRIAAHFLLATNDSMGNLRGKLFHYGDHKIPLRVTYHPAYLLRAPREKRKAWQDMQCIKKQLQGSQ, encoded by the coding sequence ATGGTAGATACAAAAAAGTTAAATTATTTGGAAAAAATGGGTATTGATGTATGGGTTCCAAGAGAGAAAAAGTCAGTGAAACAAACGAAGGCAAAGGATAGTCCTAAAAAGTTAGCTATAACGAGGGAAGAAAAAATTGCCACATTGGGTTGGGAGGCATTACAATTAGAGGTGGCGCGTTGCCAAGCGTGTGATCTTTATAAAACACGTACTAATCCTGTATTTGGCATAGGTAATCCGAATGCCGATTTATTAGTTATTGGTGAAGCGCCGGGTGCTAATGAGGATAAACAAGGAGAGCCCTTTGTAGGGCGAGGCGGGCAATTATTAACGAATATGTTGTTATCGATGGGTTTTAAGCGAGAAGACATTTACATCGCAAATATTTTAAAATCACGGCCTCCGAATAATCGAGATCCTTCTCCTGAAGAAGTGAAAGCGTGTACACCCTTCCTTTTAAGACAAATTAGCCTCATCCAGCCCAAATTAATTTTGGCGGTAGGGCGAATCGCCGCACATTTTTTATTAGCGACTAATGATAGTATGGGAAATTTACGTGGAAAACTATTTCATTATGGCGATCATAAAATTCCTTTACGTGTAACCTATCATCCCGCCTATTTACTTCGTGCGCCGCGTGAAAAAAGAAAAGCATGGCAGGATATGCAATGTATAAAAAAACAGCTGCAAGGAAGTCAGTAA
- a CDS encoding symmetrical bis(5'-nucleosyl)-tetraphosphatase yields the protein MATYVIGDIQGCFDPFIRLLEKINFNSNQDCLWLTGDLVNRGPASLEVLRFVKSLKHSQVVLGNHDLHFLSVLYRKASLDRQDTLAPILTALDKEDLGTWLRHRPLLHHDASLGVILVHAGLPPQWDLNKALQCAHELEEVLRNEHYLEFFANMYGDVPSRWSDVLEGWDRLRVITNCFTRLRFCDVEGNLDLANKGNIAKENYFPWFKVPHRRSKNLKIIFGHWAALAGKTDDPNIIALDTGCVWGNCLTAMCLEDGRKFSVSC from the coding sequence ATGGCAACCTACGTTATTGGTGATATTCAGGGTTGTTTTGATCCGTTTATTCGTTTGTTAGAAAAAATTAACTTTAATTCCAATCAAGATTGTTTGTGGTTAACAGGCGATTTGGTTAATCGGGGTCCTGCTTCTTTAGAAGTACTTCGTTTTGTTAAATCGTTAAAACATAGCCAAGTTGTTTTAGGTAATCATGATTTACATTTTTTATCAGTGCTTTACCGTAAAGCAAGTTTGGACCGACAAGATACCTTAGCACCTATTTTGACTGCATTGGATAAAGAAGACTTAGGTACTTGGTTGCGCCATAGACCCTTGTTGCACCATGATGCAAGCTTAGGGGTTATCTTGGTACATGCGGGGTTACCGCCGCAATGGGATCTTAATAAAGCACTACAATGTGCACATGAACTTGAGGAGGTGCTGAGAAATGAGCATTATCTTGAGTTTTTTGCCAATATGTATGGCGATGTACCCAGCCGATGGAGTGATGTGCTGGAAGGTTGGGATAGACTGCGTGTGATCACGAATTGTTTTACGCGGTTACGCTTTTGTGATGTAGAAGGAAATTTAGATCTAGCTAATAAAGGGAACATAGCAAAAGAAAATTATTTTCCTTGGTTTAAAGTACCGCATCGGCGTAGTAAAAATTTAAAAATAATATTTGGGCATTGGGCGGCATTAGCTGGAAAAACGGATGATCCAAATATCATTGCATTAGATACGGGCTGCGTATGGGGAAATTGTCTAACGGCAATGTGCTTAGAGGATGGCAGGAAATTTTCTGTCAGTTGTTAA
- a CDS encoding YqaA family protein, producing the protein MKIFSKLYDKVLVWAKHKHAPTSLFLLSFSESSFFPIPPDVMLAPMVLARPNCALRYASLTTVASVLGGLFGYWIGTVAFDWIYPYIVQFGYEHAYQQIEHGFKAWDFWILFLAGFTPLPYKLFTIAAGTLHVALLPFILGSLVGRGGRFFLVALLIRWSGVHIDKLLRHYVDRISWFILLFVIAVFVYLKFMS; encoded by the coding sequence ATGAAGATTTTTTCTAAGCTATACGACAAAGTTCTGGTGTGGGCTAAACATAAACATGCGCCCACTTCCTTGTTCCTATTGAGCTTTTCTGAGTCATCTTTTTTCCCTATTCCCCCAGATGTTATGTTGGCGCCCATGGTATTGGCACGGCCAAACTGTGCTTTGCGTTATGCTTCATTGACCACGGTGGCTTCTGTATTAGGTGGTCTTTTTGGTTATTGGATAGGGACGGTAGCGTTTGACTGGATTTATCCCTACATTGTTCAATTTGGATATGAACATGCCTATCAGCAGATTGAGCATGGATTCAAAGCATGGGATTTTTGGATCCTTTTTTTAGCGGGATTTACGCCACTTCCTTATAAGCTATTTACTATCGCAGCTGGAACCTTGCATGTTGCGTTATTACCCTTTATCTTGGGATCTTTAGTGGGGCGCGGTGGGCGATTTTTTCTGGTGGCATTGCTTATTCGATGGAGTGGCGTGCATATTGATAAGCTATTACGCCATTATGTCGATCGAATATCTTGGTTTATCTTATTATTTGTAATTGCGGTATTCGTCTATCTTAAGTTTATGTCTTAG
- the lipB gene encoding lipoyl(octanoyl) transferase LipB, whose protein sequence is MQIEQPIIRPLRLAEYNSVSQAMRLFTDTRSTETPDEIWLIEHKPVYTLGQAAKLEHILNPGAIPVEKTDRGGQVTYHGPGQLVVYPLLNLRRLNLNVRALVTLLEETVMDFLAGYAIHAQTRKDAPGVYVNGAKIASIGLRIRRGFCYHGIAFNIAMDLKPFLGINPCGFSQLAVTQLSELGGPSNLEMVADLFSQQLKTKLISQQKKAEF, encoded by the coding sequence ATGCAAATAGAACAACCTATCATAAGGCCTTTACGGTTAGCTGAATATAACAGTGTAAGCCAAGCTATGCGCTTATTTACTGACACACGATCCACTGAAACACCGGATGAAATTTGGCTGATTGAACATAAGCCTGTCTATACGCTAGGACAAGCCGCAAAACTGGAACACATCCTCAACCCTGGCGCTATTCCTGTTGAAAAAACGGATAGAGGAGGGCAAGTAACCTATCATGGTCCGGGCCAACTGGTTGTCTACCCACTACTTAATCTTCGACGCTTAAACTTAAATGTACGGGCACTTGTTACATTACTCGAAGAAACGGTTATGGACTTCCTTGCGGGCTATGCTATTCATGCGCAAACAAGAAAAGATGCCCCTGGTGTTTATGTTAATGGCGCCAAAATAGCTTCTATTGGCCTGCGTATTCGACGTGGTTTTTGCTATCATGGCATCGCCTTTAACATCGCAATGGATCTAAAACCATTTTTAGGAATAAACCCTTGTGGATTTAGCCAACTAGCGGTCACTCAGCTTTCGGAATTAGGTGGGCCAAGCAACCTAGAAATGGTAGCAGATCTGTTTAGCCAGCAGCTAAAAACTAAGCTTATTTCACAGCAAAAAAAAGCAGAGTTTTAA
- the lipA gene encoding lipoyl synthase: METFDPRQKQRGAAKMARIPIKIAPSEPLRKPDWIRIKLATTPAVDQLKSMLRENRLYTVCEEASCPNLSECFSHGTATFMIMGDKCTRRCTFCDVGHGRPDPLDPHEPENLAKTVKQMGLRYVVITSVDRDDLRDGGAGHFTACLQALRRACPSLTIEVLVPDFRGRMEVALDAIAPALPDVFNHNIETIPRLYKQARPGSDYAWSLTLLQEFKKRFPGIPTKSGLMLGLGETLEEVQEVMADLRKHDVDMITLGQYLAPSRHHFPVARYVTPQEFKALGELAKEMGFTRVASGPLVRSSYHADKQAAGENVA; encoded by the coding sequence ATGGAAACCTTCGATCCACGTCAAAAACAACGCGGCGCTGCAAAAATGGCCCGTATTCCCATTAAAATTGCGCCATCAGAACCCCTGCGTAAACCAGATTGGATACGCATCAAACTGGCCACCACGCCTGCTGTCGATCAACTCAAAAGTATGTTACGAGAAAATCGACTTTACACCGTGTGTGAAGAAGCTTCTTGCCCTAATCTAAGCGAATGTTTCAGTCATGGCACAGCAACCTTCATGATTATGGGTGATAAGTGTACCCGACGATGTACATTCTGTGATGTGGGCCATGGACGACCTGACCCCCTTGATCCACATGAACCAGAAAATTTAGCTAAAACAGTCAAACAAATGGGACTGCGTTATGTTGTCATCACCTCAGTTGATAGGGACGATTTACGAGATGGTGGTGCCGGCCACTTTACCGCCTGTCTACAAGCGCTGCGTCGTGCCTGCCCCTCTCTCACCATAGAAGTGCTAGTTCCAGATTTTAGAGGACGTATGGAAGTCGCTTTAGATGCCATTGCGCCAGCACTGCCTGACGTATTCAACCATAACATTGAAACTATCCCTCGCTTATATAAACAAGCACGTCCTGGCTCAGACTATGCCTGGTCATTAACTTTATTACAGGAATTTAAAAAACGTTTTCCAGGCATACCAACAAAATCGGGGCTCATGCTAGGGTTGGGAGAAACGCTTGAGGAAGTTCAAGAAGTCATGGCAGACTTACGTAAACACGACGTTGATATGATTACTTTAGGCCAATATCTTGCTCCCAGTCGGCATCATTTCCCCGTAGCACGTTACGTCACGCCACAAGAATTCAAAGCGCTGGGTGAGCTAGCAAAAGAAATGGGCTTTACACGCGTTGCAAGCGGACCCTTAGTGCGATCCTCCTATCACGCCGATAAACAAGCGGCAGGAGAAAACGTAGCCTAA